The genomic segment GAACACGCTGCCGTGGCCCGGCCATGAGCGCAGTCCGACGCGATGTCCCAGCAGGCGGGCGATACGGTCGACGATGGCCAGACCCAGACCGGCGCCACGCGCCTGCAGATCGCCGCCGCTGTCGAGGCGGCGAAATTCTTCGAAGATCATGCCTTGCTGCGACTCGGCAATGCCCGGCCCGGTGTCCCATACCTCGATACGTACTTGCTCGCCGGCCTGCCGCACGCCGAGCAGGAGACTGCCGCGCGCCGTATAGCGCAGGGCGTTGGACAGAAAGTTCTGCACGATGCGCCGCAGCAGTGCCTCATCGCTCATCACCACGGCGCGGGTGCGGTGATAGCGAAAACGCAGTCCCTTGGCCTCGGCCAACACGCCGATTTCCCGCGCCAGTGAATCGAGCAGCGGACCCAGGGCCAGGGTGCGGCGGCGCACCTCCAGTGCGCCGGACTCCAGCCGCGAGATGTCCAGCAGGCTGTCGAGAATTTCGTCCTGCGCCGCCAGCGCGCCATCGACGCTGTCGGTGAGGCCGCGCAGCGTTTCCCCCTGGACCCGGTCGCGCAGCGCCGAGGTGAACATGCGGGCCGCGTTCAGCGGCTGCAGCAGGTCATGGACGGCTGCGGCCACGAAGCGGGTCTTGTAGCGATTCGCGCGCTCGGCGTCCGACTTGGCCACCTCAAGGTCGCGGGTGCGCTCGTCGATGCGCCGCTCCAGCGTGTCGGCCAGCGAGCGCAGCTCTCGCGCAGCCTGTTTGTAGGCGGTGATGTCGGCGTAGCTGGTGACAAAGCCACCGTCTGGCAGCGGGTTTCCGCGGATCTCGATGACCGTGCCGTCTGGCCCCTCGCGCTCGTGCATGTGCGGTCGACCGGCGCGCAGGTGCTCCAGGCGCCGGGCGATGGTGTCTTCCGCCGGGCCGGCGCCCAGCAGGCCGCGCGAGGCGTTGAAGCGAAGGACGTCCTCGATGGGCCGACCGACCTGGATCAGCTCCTGGGGGAAGCGGAACAGTTCGACGTAGCGACGGTTCCAGGCCATCAATCGTTGTTCGGCATCGATCACGCAAACCCCTTGCGGCAGGTGCTGAAGGCTGGGGCTCTCGCCGTAGTCGGCGCGGCGCGCGGCCTGCACCAGACCATCCTGGGCGGTGCGCATCTCGGCGGCGTGCTGCGCGACCAGGCTTTCCAGCTCGATACGACCGCGCTCGCGCATCACGGCCATGCGGCGGCGTTGTTGCAGGTAGAGCACCAGCAGCGTCACCAGCAGAAGGCCGCCGGCCACGGCAGCGCTGACCAGTAGGGTGTTGAGTTGCACAGGGGCGAGGGGACGCATCACATGG from the Polycyclovorans algicola TG408 genome contains:
- a CDS encoding hybrid sensor histidine kinase/response regulator, translating into MYDAPQTRAQRLALTLAVAAVIGLTAWLAGSQYGRYSLVANADQIREQLRLHDDTLQALIERYRVLPAVLALDPEVHAALADESTDAALTEQLNRKLSQINGAAATSTLTLLHRNGRAVAASNWASDDSNVGVDYRFRPYFQEALTEGSGSFYALGVTTSVPGYFLSQAVQDAEGRTLGVVVVKLVLESLQDLWRDLPDTVLVSDRYGVIFLSSVDAWRYRDLYPLDAETRERLAATRQYGDTAQTTMPLKDRDQPLPDARRVRLEGRDDMLWMSRPLPDQGWTLHVMRPLAPVQLNTLLVSAAVAGGLLLVTLLVLYLQQRRRMAVMRERGRIELESLVAQHAAEMRTAQDGLVQAARRADYGESPSLQHLPQGVCVIDAEQRLMAWNRRYVELFRFPQELIQVGRPIEDVLRFNASRGLLGAGPAEDTIARRLEHLRAGRPHMHEREGPDGTVIEIRGNPLPDGGFVTSYADITAYKQAARELRSLADTLERRIDERTRDLEVAKSDAERANRYKTRFVAAAVHDLLQPLNAARMFTSALRDRVQGETLRGLTDSVDGALAAQDEILDSLLDISRLESGALEVRRRTLALGPLLDSLAREIGVLAEAKGLRFRYHRTRAVVMSDEALLRRIVQNFLSNALRYTARGSLLLGVRQAGEQVRIEVWDTGPGIAESQQGMIFEEFRRLDSGGDLQARGAGLGLAIVDRIARLLGHRVGLRSWPGHGSVFSVTVARGDPAQVISAAAPTPAVSDSQLNGRHIWCVDDDLRVREGLAALLDTWGCRTTLLANAEQVLDAATPDAVPDLLLLDVRLGDDHGPDLVPQLLHRWGRPVPLILVTAERDEVLREQARAQGWGWLSKPVAPAALRALMTQRLLRSRDA